The Salvelinus sp. IW2-2015 linkage group LG15, ASM291031v2, whole genome shotgun sequence genome includes a region encoding these proteins:
- the LOC111974431 gene encoding pre-mRNA-splicing factor ATP-dependent RNA helicase PRP16 — MEDDASLHRLEGSDPTAQVGGLIVKKKSAAVEPHVFRAPTPRTSLLGLDLLAAQKRKEREGKEQAEADSDDRNNKKSKVSSYKDWEEGKSDSGSDEEDKDEEDQGGKKESRKYRVTGSETPSNPGGVSEEFRRKHQQREKDRREHGMYASSKEDKNREREKDRERIRDTDRDRRGERDERERSNSRGGGSSRSERGDRSERSERSQREGWSSERISRGSKREEPPTPQTRPKDGTPSRTSWDEDDSGYASSRRSHWESPSPAPSHKDSDKSERSERSPRSGRESERKDKSVRGRYPDDTPLPTPSYKYNEWANDRKHLGSTPRLSRGKGKNEGEDGIAFDNDDEKQQWEEDQKQADRDWYMMDEGYDEFHNPLTSTSEDYVKKREQILQKQTQKRISAQRRQINEDNERWETNRMLTSGVVQRLEVDDDFEEDNAAKVHLLVHNLVPPFLDGRIVFTKQYSPGQICGKAAVKAGHRSTLVVWGTTCLIFMPWPVRTIRRDVRPASQHLQTCHSMEHLCVSRKYVSARLFNNLPRRCRSHSISPSLLLCPSRLYTQSAFKNEMLTTTIPEIQRTNLANVVLLLKSLGVQDLLLFHFMDPPPEDNMLNSMYQLWILGALDNTGSLTPTGRLMVEFPLDPALSKMLIVSCDMGCSADILIIVSMLSVPAIFYRPKGREEESDQVREKFSVPESDHLTYLNVYLQWKNNNYSSIWCNEHFIHTKAMRKVREVRSQLKDIMVQQRMNLVSCGSDWDIIRKCICAAYFHQAAKLKGIGEYVNVRTGMPCHLHPTSSLFGMGYTPDYITYHELVMTTKEYMQCVTAVDGEWLAELGPMFYSVKQAGKSRMENRRRAKEEITNMEEEMSLAEQQLRSRREDQDRKSNVGSVRAVKICTPGRKEEAPMTPKRTPARFGL, encoded by the exons ATGGAGGATGATGCGTCACTGCATCGACTGGAGGGCAGTGACCCCACTGCGCAGGTTGGCGGGCTGATTGTGAAGAAGAAGAGTGCAGCAGTAGAGCCTCATGTCTTTCGTGCACCCACTCCACGCACCTCTCTCCTGGGCCTGGATCTGCTGGCAGCTCAAAAGAGAAAAGAGCGTGAGGGCAAGGAGCAGGCTGAGGCTGACAGTGATGACAGGAATAACAAGAAATCCAAGGTATCCTCCTACAAGGATTGGGAGGAAGGGAAAAGTGATTCTGGATCTGATGAAGAAGACAAAGACGAGGAGGATCAAGGTGGTAAAAAAGAGAG CAGGAAGTACCGTGTAACTGGCTCAGAGACACCCTCTAACCCTGGAGGTGTCAGTGAAGAGTTCCGGCGCAAACACCAGCAGAGGGAGAAAGACCGGCGTGAGCATGGAATGTACGCCTCCTCCAAAGAGgacaagaacagagagagggagaaggacagagagaggatcaGAGATACGGACAGAGATCGAAGGGGTGAAAGAG ATGAGCGGGAGCGCAGTAACAGCCGCGGCGGTGGCAGCAGCCGGTCGGAGCGTGGAGACCGCAGTGAGAGGAGTGAGCGCTCACAGAGAGAAGGCTGGTCCTCCGAACGCATCAGCcgggggagcaagagagaggagccTCCAACGCCTCAGACACGCCCCAAAG ATGGCACTCCCTCGCGCACCAGCTGGGATGAGGATGACAGCGGCTATGCCAGCTCACGCCGTTCCCACTGGGAATCTCCCTCTCCTGCCCCTTCACACAAGGATTCTGACAAGTCTGAACGGTCGGAGCGCAGCCCCCGCTCTGGAcgggagagtgagaggaaggacAA GTCAGTCAGAGGCCGGTATCCTGATGACACGCCCCTTCCCACCCCATCATACAAGTACAACGAATGGGCCAATGACAGGAAGCACTTGGGCTCCACTCCTCGTCTGTCCCGTGGGAAAG GTAAGAATGAAGGAGAGGATGGCATCGCCTTTGATAATGATGATGAGAAGCAGCAGTGGGAGGAGGACCAGAAG CAAGCGGACAGAGACTGGTACATGATGGACGAAGGCTATGACGAGTTCCACAACCCACTGACCTCCACCTCTGAAGATTAtgtgaagaagagagagcagatcCTGCAGAAGCAGACACAGAAACGCATCTCTGCCCAGAGACGACAGATCAATGAG GATAATGAGCGCTGGGAGACTAACCGCATGCTGACCAGTGGAGTGGTCCAGAGGCTGGAGGTGGATGATGACTTTGAGGAGGACAACGCTGCCAAGGTCCACCTGCTGGTTCACAACCTGGTCCCTCCCTTCCTGGACGGGAGGATAGTCTTCACCAAGCAG TACTCCCCAGGACAGATATGTGGAAAGGCAGCAGTGAAGGCAGGCCACAGATCCACCTTAGTGGTATGGGGGACGACATGCCTCATCTTCATGCCCTGGCCAGTGAGGACCATCCGACGGGACGTCAGACCAGCATC ACAGCatctccagacctgtcactctATGGAGCATTTGTGCGTTTCGAGAAAATATGTGTCTGCTAGATTATTCAATAACCTCCCCCGTCGGTGTcgctctcactccatctctccctctctcctcctctgtccatcCAGGCTGTACACCCAGAGCGCCTTCAAGAATGAGATGTTAACCACCACCATCCCAGAGATYCAGCGGACCAACCTGGCCAACGTGGTGCTGCTGCTAAAATCCCTGGGGGTCCAGGACCTGCTGCTCTTCCACTTCATGGACCCCCCGCCTGAGGACAACATGCTGAACTCCATGTACCAGCTGTGGATCCTGGGGGCCCTGGACAACACAG GTTCCCTGACGCCCACTGGGAGGCTGATGGTGGAGTTCCCTCTGGACCCGGCTCTGTCCAAGATGCTGATCGTATCATGTGACATGGGCTGCAGTGCTGacatcctcatcatcgtctccatgcTGTCTGTACCGGCCATCTTCTACAGGCCTAAG GGTCGTGAGGAGGAGAGTGACCAGGTGAGGGAGAAGTTCTCGGTCCCAGAGAGTGACCACCTGACCTACCTGAACGTCTACCTGCAGTGGAAGAACAACAACTACTCCAGCATCTGGTGCAACGAACACTTCATCCACACCAAGGCCATGCGAAAG GTGCGCGAGGTCCGCTCCCAGCTCAAAGACATCATGGTGCAGCAGAGGATGAACCTGGTGTCCTGTGGCTCAGACTGGgacatcatcaggaagtgtatCTGTGCTGCCTACTTCCACCAGGCAGCCAAGCTGAAGGGCATAGGGGAGTATGTGAACGTGAGGACAGGCATGCCGTGTCACCTCCACCCCACCAGCTCTCTGTTTGGCATGGGCTACACCCCAGACTACATCACCTACCACGAGCTGGTCATGACCACCAAG GAGTACATGCAGTGTGTGACTGCGGTGGATGGGGAGTGGCTGGCTGAGCTGGGGCCCATGTTCTACAGTGTCAAACAGGCAGGGAAGAGCAGGATG gaGAACCGGCGGCGGGCCAAGGAGGAGATCActaacatggaggaggagatgtctcTGGCGGAGCAGCAactgaggagcaggagagaggatcAGGACAGGAAAAGTAATGTGGGCAGCGTCAG GGCTGTGAAAATCTGCACCccgggaaggaaggaggaggcacCCATGACCCCAAAGCGCACCCCAGCTCGTTTTGGGCTCTAG